One genomic segment of Amycolatopsis sp. WQ 127309 includes these proteins:
- a CDS encoding TetR/AcrR family transcriptional regulator, producing the protein MSHPNRERGDRILDAAGELLLRMGYRKVAVDDIARAAGIGKGTVYLHWRTKELLFQALMMRESADLTEVILDGIKADPAMILPHRMISSSFLATHRRPLVMAMMRGNAELFGSLGDLALRKQQQALSGHFEDAMRRHGLVRTDVPNLDYALNATSIGFYLTDVVSAKFESIPIEERADALAYTIRVAFEPPGEPDPAAVAKVAAELTAALEELVSGYRQGIYAHDPTEDPG; encoded by the coding sequence ATGAGCCATCCCAACCGCGAGCGCGGCGACCGCATCCTGGACGCGGCGGGCGAACTGCTGCTGCGCATGGGCTACCGCAAGGTGGCCGTCGACGACATCGCGCGCGCGGCCGGCATCGGCAAGGGCACCGTCTACCTGCACTGGCGCACCAAGGAACTGCTGTTCCAGGCGCTGATGATGCGGGAGTCGGCCGATCTGACCGAGGTCATCCTGGACGGGATCAAGGCCGACCCGGCGATGATCCTGCCGCACCGGATGATCTCGTCGTCGTTCCTCGCCACCCACCGGCGGCCGCTGGTGATGGCGATGATGCGCGGCAACGCGGAGCTGTTCGGCTCGCTCGGCGACCTCGCGCTGCGCAAGCAGCAGCAAGCGCTGAGCGGCCACTTCGAGGACGCCATGCGCCGGCACGGGCTGGTCCGCACCGACGTCCCGAACCTGGACTACGCGCTCAACGCCACGTCGATCGGCTTCTACCTGACCGACGTGGTGTCCGCCAAGTTCGAGAGCATCCCGATCGAGGAGCGGGCCGACGCCCTCGCGTACACGATCCGCGTCGCGTTCGAACCGCCCGGGGAACCCGATCCCGCGGCGGTCGCGAAGGTGGCCGCGGAACTCACAGCGGCGCTCGAGGAGCTCGTCTCGGGCTACCGGCAGGGGATCTACGCACACGATCCCACCGAGGATCCCGGCTGA